From Solea senegalensis isolate Sse05_10M linkage group LG19, IFAPA_SoseM_1, whole genome shotgun sequence, the proteins below share one genomic window:
- the LOC122785113 gene encoding transcription factor jun-B-like isoform X1: protein MSTKMEQPFYHDDSFLSPYGHSDAAMHDYKLLKQSMNLNLTEPYRNLKSQLRAEVDAYQAGQQDVGSLKLASPELERLIIQNSNGVITTPTPGQYFYSRGITEEQEGFAEGFVKALDELHKMNQMAPPNVSLGAGGVTTCSAAASSVFGSTLQPEPPIYTTLNAYCPNTSLSSASSYPTATISYMPPHQQSHPQSSHGAHPFQHTLPGSGLHPQRLLALKEEPQTVPDLLSSDGSPPMSPIDLETQEKIKAERKRLRNRLAATKCRRRKLERIARLEDKVKVLKNDNAGLSNTASVLRDQVAQLKQKVLTHVSSGCQLMLTSKMEAF, encoded by the coding sequence ATGTCTACAAAGATGGAACAGCCTTTTTATCATGACGACTCTTTTCTGTCACCTTACGGCCACTCAGATGCAGCAATGCACGACTACAAACTGCTAAAGCAGAGTATGAATTTGAACTTGACAGAGCCTTATCGCAACCTGAAATCTCAGCTGAGAGCCGAGGTAGACGCGTACCAAGCAGGGCAGCAGGACGTGGGGTCCCTGAAGCTCGCGTCCCCAGAGCTAGAGAGGCTCATCATCCAGAACAGTAACGGGGTGATCACCACTCCCACGCCCGGCCAATACTTCTACAGCCGCGGCATTACCGAAGAGCAGGAGGGCTTCGCTGAAGGCTTTGTGAAAGCGCTGGACGAGCTGCACAAGATGAACCAAATGGCACCTCCAAATGTGTCCCTCGGAGCCGGCGGGGTTACCACCTGCTCAGCGGCGGCCTCTAGTGTCTTTGGCTCCACGCTGCAGCCGGAGCCTCCCATCTACACGACACTGAACGCTTACTGCCCGAACACAAGCCTCTCTTCCGCATCCAGCTACCCAACAGCAACCATCAGCTACATGCCACCTCACCAGCAGAGCCACCCGCAGTCGTCGCACGGCGCGCACCCCTTCCAGCACACTCTGCCCGGTTCCGGGCTCCACCCGCAGCGGCTCCTCGCTCTCAAGGAGGAGCCGCAGACCGTGCCTGACCTGCTGAGCAGCGACGGCTCGCCTCCGATGTCTCCCATCGACTTGGAGACGCAGGAGAAGATCAAGGCGGAGCGCAAGAGGCTGAGGAACCGATTGGCGGCCACCAAGTGCCGGCGACGCAAGCTGGAGCGCATCGCCCGGCTGGAGGACAAGGTGAAAGTTTTGAAGAACGACAACGCGGGGCTCTCCAACACCGCGTCGGTGCTGCGGGATCAGGTCGCCCAGCTCAAGCAGAAGGTCCTGACGCACGTGAGCAGCGGCTGTCAGCTGATGCTCACAAGCAAGATGGAGGCGTTTTGA
- the LOC122785113 gene encoding transcription factor jun-B-like isoform X2: MSTKMEQPFYHDDSFLSPYGHSDAAMHDYKLLKQSMNLNLTEPYRNLKSQLRAEVDAYQAGQQDVGSLKLASPELERLIIQNSNGVITTPTPGQYFYSRGITEEQEGFAEGFVKALDELHKMNQMAPPNVSLGAGGVTTCSAAASSVFGSTLQPEPPIYTTLNAYCPNTSLSSASSYPTATISYMPPHQQSHPQSSHGAHPFQHTLPGSGLHPQTVPDLLSSDGSPPMSPIDLETQEKIKAERKRLRNRLAATKCRRRKLERIARLEDKVKVLKNDNAGLSNTASVLRDQVAQLKQKVLTHVSSGCQLMLTSKMEAF, encoded by the exons ATGTCTACAAAGATGGAACAGCCTTTTTATCATGACGACTCTTTTCTGTCACCTTACGGCCACTCAGATGCAGCAATGCACGACTACAAACTGCTAAAGCAGAGTATGAATTTGAACTTGACAGAGCCTTATCGCAACCTGAAATCTCAGCTGAGAGCCGAGGTAGACGCGTACCAAGCAGGGCAGCAGGACGTGGGGTCCCTGAAGCTCGCGTCCCCAGAGCTAGAGAGGCTCATCATCCAGAACAGTAACGGGGTGATCACCACTCCCACGCCCGGCCAATACTTCTACAGCCGCGGCATTACCGAAGAGCAGGAGGGCTTCGCTGAAGGCTTTGTGAAAGCGCTGGACGAGCTGCACAAGATGAACCAAATGGCACCTCCAAATGTGTCCCTCGGAGCCGGCGGGGTTACCACCTGCTCAGCGGCGGCCTCTAGTGTCTTTGGCTCCACGCTGCAGCCGGAGCCTCCCATCTACACGACACTGAACGCTTACTGCCCGAACACAAGCCTCTCTTCCGCATCCAGCTACCCAACAGCAACCATCAGCTACATGCCACCTCACCAGCAGAGCCACCCGCAGTCGTCGCACGGCGCGCACCCCTTCCAGCACACTCTGCCCGGTTCCGGGCTCCAC CCGCAGACCGTGCCTGACCTGCTGAGCAGCGACGGCTCGCCTCCGATGTCTCCCATCGACTTGGAGACGCAGGAGAAGATCAAGGCGGAGCGCAAGAGGCTGAGGAACCGATTGGCGGCCACCAAGTGCCGGCGACGCAAGCTGGAGCGCATCGCCCGGCTGGAGGACAAGGTGAAAGTTTTGAAGAACGACAACGCGGGGCTCTCCAACACCGCGTCGGTGCTGCGGGATCAGGTCGCCCAGCTCAAGCAGAAGGTCCTGACGCACGTGAGCAGCGGCTGTCAGCTGATGCTCACAAGCAAGATGGAGGCGTTTTGA
- the rtbdn gene encoding retbindin, whose product MDVSSRPLLLVCTYLVVALIGGTRSEGMCLPDGKHKATPSPEQHLGECTLYADNSCCSQGDIQDISHVPSAGNKNEAWDKCGPLSSECEGFLKRVSCFYRCSPDAARWPHPHRRSYIQAVPLCHSFCRDWFDACKMDSTCARNWARDPRGQNCTGGCVQYQQMYQHGRDLCESLWGDAFMTVEDDMEDVGEATDAGVEGDSGRPCGCLTLSPSDKDVIAALRAKQDDPEELDTTKTGLPQYRAPCQTKLPQQVRGSRKGNGVLRKRSIVVDDVEGSGSGL is encoded by the exons ATGGACGTCTCCTCTCGCCCTCTGTTACTGGTGTGCACGTATTTGGTGGTTGCGCTGATTGGTGGAACCCGCTCAGAGGGGATGTGTCTTCCAGACGGCAAGCACAAGGCCACGCCCAGTCCGGAGCAACACCTGGGGGAGTGTACACTGTACGCTGACA ATAGCTGTTGCTCTCAAGGAGACATCCAGGACATTTCCCATGTCCCCTCTGCTGGCAACAAGAACGAAGCCTGGGACAAATGTGGGCCTCTAAGCTCAGA GTGTGAGGGTTTCCTTAAGCGTGTGTCCTGTTTTTACCGCTGCTCCCCCGATGCGGCTCGCTGGCCTCACCCCCATCGCCGCTCGTACATCCAGGCTGTGCCGCTCTGCCACAGCTTCTGTCGTGATTG GTTTGACGCCTGCAAGATGGACTCGACCTGTGCTCGCAACTGGGCCAGAGACCCAAGAGGACAGAACTGCACTGGAGGCTGTGTCCAGTACCAGCAG atgtacCAGCACGGCAGGGAtctgtgtgagagtctgtgGGGCGATGCCTTCATGACAGTCGAGGATGACATGGAGGACGTGGGAGAGGCCACAGACGCCGGAGTGGAAGGTGACAGCGGTCGCCCCTGCGGCTGCCTCACCCTCAGTCCATCTGACAAGGACGTGATCGCTGCACTTCGAGCCAAACAGGACGACCCGGAGGAGCTGGATACCACCAAGACGGGCCTGCCTCAGTACCGCGCCCCCTGCCAGACCAAGCTGCCACAGCAGGTCAGAGGCAGCAGGAAGGGCAACGGCGTGTTGCGTAAACGTTCAATCGTGGTGGACGACGTGGAGGGGAGTGGTAGTGGCTTGTAA